Part of the Spinacia oleracea cultivar Varoflay chromosome 5, BTI_SOV_V1, whole genome shotgun sequence genome, AACCATTATGCTATAAGCATATTTCTTTGTAATTAATGTAAGTTAATTATTGATACGTTAACTATTTCAAGTGCAATTAATTACCCCAATATcaattttacattttttttccaATAATAATAGGGGTCCTTCTGGACCCCTCCGGGTCTACGTGGGTCCGCCCCTACTATTAGGGAGTACAATTTTTTACTTTATTTGgattatcaaattttttttaaaatattattacATTTGATTCCACCAATTAATTTTGTGATGTATTATTTGGTTAATAGGAAAGTGAGGTAATtcaattattgttattatatgTGTAGGAATAGGAATGTAGGAAACATGTATACTCCGTACACTCCTGGTGGCAACTTCAATTCTAAAATGTTTTCTTTTATCGAGAGATTAAATGGTATATGTTTGTCCTCAAATATTTGGAAAAAATGATGTTTAACTAAATGTTAAACATCCCCTAAAAAAATGTTACACAAAGCTAAGGTGATCTTTACATAATGGGGTAATGTGTATCCTTAAACTTTGGCAGAtctttaaataaaattatgtttgaaataaaGAGAGTCTTTTTTATCTTTTATTCAAGaaaattttgaggctatttttttttaattgaatgacaTAAAGTTACTCGCTTTTTCTTAGACACCTATAAGAGTTATCCTCGCCAATATGGCTTTAAGTACGTACAATAGATGTTCAAAGACTTGACACTTCATGCAATTTTACAATGTACATCAAATATATTCACTTATGGATTGGATTTTATCACCAGATCACCACGAGAAATGTTACCTAATTAAGTGACTTAAATATATACAAGATAAATAGATCACGAATCGATCGTGATCTGTCATCATTTAATGGCCTCGATTAATGTCGGTTTATTCCTATTTCATCTTGTTCGTTATTTCTATAATTTATACGGGGTAGTTGTTGATATTAACTAGATTCACTGTAGAATGGTAGTTAATAAGTTGTAACCACGACCATGAACAAAATGATACTTGGGCTAAAAAAGAAGGGTAACTTTTAGGTGCGATATATGAAAATATCCTAGTCTAGAAACACGGGTGATGTGCCGGTAACTACTATAATTGCGCGCATCAAGCAATGTTAATAATTCATTTTCCATGTTGTTCTCAATTTTCTCCTACTTTTCAGGTACCTGGTAGAGTGTAACATTACCGAGTTGAAATTGTAACACCAAAACCTTTCTAAACAAGTAAATTCTTACACTCCTAAACTAAGGCCATTAAAAACAACTAAGTCATTGCCAAGACGAAATAAAAACAAAGCAATTGCTTCATTATCTAAGCATAATAAATTAAACCAACAATAGCTGTAAGTTTGTAACTAACAAATGAAGCTTTATCTTGAAATTGAGGATGAGTATTTACCAATTGCAGAAACTCCTCAATCTCACCTCAAAAACTGAAATGTATATATGAGTTGTAAGGCGTTTTAACCACTTGGTGGGTGACACATCAGAAAGTAGGTTAAAGTGGGTCCCACAATTGTCCATGTCTTATGACCCTAACTCAGTAATAGGCAATAACAACTAGGATAAGAACATTAGAAGGTACCTAGGTTTAACAACCAAATTTGGCTAATTATGAGTAATTATTTGATCagaaattcaattaatttttattttatatttatttaagaaaaaaatcaattaaaaataaagaaagGACTAGGAAATGCATGAGTGTGCATGCCAGGGGGAAATGTTTAGATAGTGGGATTACGTTAAAAGTATGAACAACTTGAAAAATAAAAGCCAAagatattaaaaataattaaaaattaaaaatataattttataaagaaaaataaaatgaaaataaaaagaagatGATGATAGAAAGATAATCAATCTATCACCACAAAACACTGTTTCATTGCTAGtttgcttctttattttttttattttttctctagtaatattaataattgcaTTGCCAAAAGTTAAGgttttataatttgttttctttttttctttactCACTTTTTTCTCCACTATATAAAGAGCTTCTGCCACCTCTTACCATTTCGTCCAACAACAAGCAATTGCATTTacagagagaaagagagaaaacaaaTACTTTCActcttccaaaaaaaaaaaaaagagtaaccaaaatcaaaaacacaaaaaaagagatGGATTTTGCTCATTTCTTCGCACACCTTCCATGGATTACTATCTTTGGTCTCCTAGGTATATTATATAGTTTATATATCAATATTCTTATACTATATAGTTTATTCATTATACATACCGTCTTTGCATGGTATAGTACGTATTTCATCCATCGATCTGTATACAACGTACCAACTTTGGTATCGCTACAATATAGTTTCATTCATCATATTATACTAGGTTAAGTTTTTATTAAGTTGTAGTGGGATgttacattattattattatgagtagTAGTGCATCAAAAAGTGTTACATTTagtactaataataataattattattattaaatagcACTTTTTCAATCATTTGCTTACATGTAAACAACATAGATTACACCTGTAGATTGTTTAATAAtaaagtaattaataattattaacttTTGTTGCACTTTTGTCCTTGTTATAGGTAACACGATTTCCTTCATGGTCTTCCTTTCTCCAATGTAAGTCTTGAACATTGCTTGATTATTTAAAATAGTTACAAGCTTAATTGTATAAATTTACTAAATTTAtgattaataattttaacgTTCGATTAAATTTTACAGCCCAACCTTTTACCGGATTTACAAGAAGAAATCAACAGAAGAATTCCAAAGCATTCCATATGTGATAGCCTTCTTCAGCTGCATACTTTGGCTATTGTATGCCTATGTTAAGACTGATGTGCTCTTTCTGGTCACCATCAATGTCTTCGGTCTCTTCATAGAAACCATCTATATTGCTATCTTCGTCGTCTACGCCAACAAGAAAACAAGGGTACGTACATGCATGCATGAACCCGtgtttagtaaaaaaaaaaaaaacataccgaCGTTTGTAGTGCACGTGCTAATTTTGTataaaccaaattaaatataATGTTGCAGATCTCGACAATGAAGCAAATCATCCTTTTCAATGTTTTCGGGTTTGGTGTTATCTTCTTCTTCACGATGTTCATTGCAAAGACAACCCGTGTTCGGTTGTTGCTCCTCGGATGGATTTGCCTCATCTTCTCATTGTGTGTCTTCGTTGCTCCCCTAGGTGTTATGGTatgtactactactactactactactactacttctTCGTATGTATGTATAACATGTCGAATTTCATTAGAAAAGtactaattatattattattatttttatctaCAGAGGAAAGTCATCCGCACCAAGAGTGTTGAGTACATGCCATTCTTCCTCTCATTCTTCCTCACCATAAGTGCCGTTGTTTGGTTCTTCTACGGTCTCCTCAAACACGATGTCTACATCGCGGTAAGAACGAAGTAATTAAGTTACCTTTACCTTACACAAAAGTGTTAAAAATGGATCGACTTAATACGTTAGTAACTTATTATTTGCAAAAAAAACAGGTACCAAATGTGCTAGGTTTCACGTTCGGAATCGTACAAATGATCCTATACGCCATGTACCGTAACGCTAAGCCAACAGAGAAAGACATTGAAGTAGGAAAGACAACCAAGGACATTTCAACCGATAATCAAATCATAATCGAAGAGCCAGTGAAACCACAGGCTAAGACACTAACTACACCTCCAACTAACGACGGACTTTTCGCCATTCAAATCCCGAACCTCAGCATGGTTAACCTTCACAACAATGTAATTGATGATCAGCCAATGAAGATTAGTGGTATAAATAACCATACTCCACCACCAATCTCGGTCGCCGTTTAAGGATGATGCTTTTTCATGGCAATACAATGATCAAATAGCCTTTGCATGGACCGACCTCCATCACTTCCATGTAAAAGATCAACTGTCATGAGGGGCTATATCCTAAATTCCACATCTCTTTTCTCTCAATcaactttctttttcatttttattttaacaACCCCCCTCATTTTTACctttttttatttctattttgatCCATAATTTAATCTTTTGTAATTTTTGTTTCCATCATATAATTAAAAATGTCAATAAATATTTGTATTTTCGCTTATATCGTATCATTGGTGTACGTACTTGATCATAATCTAATGCAAATATGCATTATTTAAGTTTTTCTTTTCGAGTTTTCCATATTTTTTGCAACAATTTTCTTAATTATGGATCTATCATATAACACTAATTAGTTACATAAACAAGCTAGTAAAATTTTCGAAAGCTCGGGAATGCGACGAAAGTATTAAACATTAATTCATTCATCATAATGTAATCTAAGAAATGATATGATGGAGCAAGTTGAGATGAGTCGCCATAGCACTTTAAAGAAGATAAGTAGTGATAAGTTAGCATAAGGGGAAAAAGAAAGCAACTTCTTTCTTTTTATGTAGAAGCAATGTTCATCACAGAGCATGATCAAAAGTATATTACTAATAAAGGTGATGTTAATTGCTTAATAATTACATGGATATCTCTCTTACGTGTAGTGCCTAAATATCTTTCTTAATATATAAAATGGTTAtcatataaaattaataataaaataattctcTTAATGTAATCCTGgataattagcttaattagttgAGCATTATTGGATTAGCTATATATATACTCCTTAGTGTTTTAATTTGTCTTATatataaaagaaaaaagataAAGAAAATTATATTGAATACTCCGTATAGTGGTTTGACCCCCTCTTTGGCCCCTTTTGCCCATTATAGAAGGCCAACAATGCAAAGGCTTTGGAGTTAAATAGTAGTGTTGCTACATGGGAAACTCATAGGTTCTGTTATTTAGAGTACGTAATCTATGATAATTGTGTACTTAAACCCTTAATATTCTGCTAATAGTGGAAAATAATTACTTAGTTGGAGTTCAATTTGAGCTGACTCATCAGTTCAAAATATTTTGATTAATGAACTACTTCACCAGTTCCATGAAGTTCTTCTAATTTGCCTTACATTTAAGTCTTTAaccatttatattattttaatttctatCTGTAGTTCTAAAAAATGATATTACCataatttacattcaaattttttttaaagatctCACGTGATCAAAATTAATGTTGGCTGCTTAGAAGAAAAGAATTGAGttagaatttaaatttattgtacCGGCCGGTTTGGTTAAATATGAGATTAATATTGCCTAGGAAGCTATTTATCCCATGAAGATTATACTGATTTCATAGGGAATGATATACGAACTACGAGTAATACCTCCGTTTTATAAAGATCTTTACGATTactttttgcacaaatattaagataaaagtaGAAAAAGTGGTTGaagataataaaatatggataaagtaagtaATAGAAATATGTAAAAAATATAGGgtgtaaggaaaaaaaaaagtaaaagaaaatgagtgggaaatTGTAACTATTATGGGGTAAGAagtataaggtagtaaatttttatgtccaaaaatagaatagagcAAAGGGTAAAGAccattatgaaacggactaaaacggaaagtgtaaatattatttttagaaTGGATCGGATGTAGTATGTAATTAGAAGTATAGTGTTTGAGCAAGAAAAGTATGCATATATTTTCCCATACTTTTTTTTACCAAACAAACAAGTTCACCGCCTTCAACTTCTTATGATATTTTTGTATGAATCGACTAACACTTAACTTATTATCATACTTCTTATAGCTTTAAGGTTAGGTTCCTAGCTAGCTGGAGAATATATCTAATTAAAAACGTAACCcttaattgatttatttttttaacgtACATTTTAACCCAGCATTTTGGTGGAACATTATATGAGATGGAGTATACAGTATACTGTATACCGTAATTGGGTAGTAGAATCAATTGATATGATATCAACAGAGAATGAGAATTTGCAAGAAAGAAAATAGCAATGTAGACTAGTTGCAAATTGCAATTGAATGGGAGCTAGCTAGCAAACTTTCTAGTCATTAAACACTAGAACAGAATCTCCAAATATTCTTTTAAGGTTCCAAACACCTGGATTTAAGCCAAACATCATTTGTCCTTGTTTATCAAAGGTCCTCATATTCAACCCAATTCAGTAGATTCCTTTTGCTATTTTAGAATTTAGATACTTAGGGAATCTCTTTCATTCTTAGCTGTGGGAGCCTAGCTAGGTCATATTGTGATATTATTTAACTACTTTTACCATTCTATTCGATCTTGATATCTCAAGAACTACCAAAAAAGTTATTGAAATGTACCTAGCCGTTAGTGGCGTATCTTCCTTGTGCTTTGGATGGGCCTGACTTCTTCGCTGCAAAATTTTGTAGTGTGTTTAGGTATGCCCCTTCTTAAATTTGAGTACAATGGTATAAATTTCATACTTCTATATTGCTTAACTTTtttgagcgatttccttcaatattgcataaaaattcaataattcccaaaatacgttactttctaaGTTAATTCTCACCATACCGTCCATGTAAGCAAGGGAGTaagagaagtaatttttttccggttcagcgTTGAACCgtcatctgagatagcggtttcgttttaaagcaaaccgccatctcagatggcggttcaatgttatAAGCCActtctgagatagcggtttgctttaaaacaaaaccgctatctcagatggcggttgcTTTAAAACATAACGGGGGTACGGTAAGTTTTTGTTTTGGA contains:
- the LOC110786036 gene encoding bidirectional sugar transporter SWEET12 — encoded protein: MDFAHFFAHLPWITIFGLLGNTISFMVFLSPIPTFYRIYKKKSTEEFQSIPYVIAFFSCILWLLYAYVKTDVLFLVTINVFGLFIETIYIAIFVVYANKKTRISTMKQIILFNVFGFGVIFFFTMFIAKTTRVRLLLLGWICLIFSLCVFVAPLGVMRKVIRTKSVEYMPFFLSFFLTISAVVWFFYGLLKHDVYIAVPNVLGFTFGIVQMILYAMYRNAKPTEKDIEVGKTTKDISTDNQIIIEEPVKPQAKTLTTPPTNDGLFAIQIPNLSMVNLHNNVIDDQPMKISGINNHTPPPISVAV